One region of Nycticebus coucang isolate mNycCou1 chromosome 10, mNycCou1.pri, whole genome shotgun sequence genomic DNA includes:
- the GPR25 gene encoding probable G-protein coupled receptor 25 isoform X1, with protein MDSTEPWTPSPGMLFWDYSGSGSDALEELELCQSWDLPYGYAYIPTLYLAAFAVGLLGNAFVVWLLAGRRGPRRLVDTFVLHLAAADLGFVLTLPLWATAAALGDRWPFGEGLCKLSSFALAGTRCAGALLLAGMSVDRYLAVVKLLEARPLRTRRCALATCCSVWAVAVLAGLPSLFYRGLRPLPGGEGSQCGEEPSDAFQGLSLLLLLVTFVLPLGVTLFCYCRISHRLRRPPHVGRARRNSLRIIFAIVSTFVGSWLPFSALRAVFHLARLGLLPLPCPLLLALRWGLTIATCLAFVNSCANPVIYLLLDRSFRARAWRGACGRAGRQAPRISNSLSWPSSLSRDDSSVFWGRAADASSPKPWKPAPK; from the exons ATGGACTCCACCGAGCCGTGGACCCCCAGCCCCGGGATGTTGTTCTGGGACTACTCAGGGTCAGGGTCGGATGCCCTGGAAGAGCTGGAGCTGTGTCAGTCCTGGGACCTGCCCTATGGCTATGCCTACATCCCCACGCTCTACCTGGCCGCCTTCGCAGTGGGCCTGCTGGGCAACGCGTTCGTGGTGTGGCTGCTGGCCGGGCGGCGCGGCCCGCGGCGGCTCGTGGACACCTTCGTGCTGCACCTGGCCGCCGCCGACCTGGGCTTCGTGCTCACGCTGCCGCTGTGGGCCACGGCGGCGGCGCTGGGCGACCGCTGGCCGTTCGGCGAGGGCCTGTGCAAGCTGAGCAGCTTCGCGTTGGCCGGCACGCGCTGCGCAGGCGCGCTGCTGCTGGCCGGCATGAGCGTGGACCGCTACCTGGCCGTGGTGAAGCTGCTCGAGGCACGGCCGCTGCGCACCCGGCGCTGCGCGCTGGCCACCTGCTGCAGCGTGTGGGCCGTGGCGGTGCTGGCCGGCCTGCCCTCCCTGTTCTACCGGGGGCTGCGGCCGCTCCCCGGGGGCGAGGGCAGCCAGTGCGGAGAGGAGCCCTCCGACGCCTTCCAGGGCCTCagcttgctgctgctgctggtcacCTTCGTGCTGCCCCTGGGCGTCACCCTCTTCTGCTACTGCCGCATCTCCCACCGCCTGCGCAGGCCGCCGCACGTGGGCCGGGCCCGGAGGAACTCGCTGCGCATCATCTTCGCCATCGTGAGCACGTTCGTGGGCTCCTGGCTGCCCTTCAGCGCCCTGCGGGCCGTCTTCCACCTGGCGCGGCTGGGGCTGCTGCCGCTGCCCTGTCCCCTGCTGCTGGCGCTGCGCTGGGGCCTCACCATCGCCACCTGCCTGGCCTTCGTCAACAGCTGCGCCAACCCGGTCATCTACCTCCTGCTGGACCGCTCGTTCCGAGCCCGGGCCTGGCGCGGGGCCTGTGGGCGCGCCGGCCGCCAGGCCCCTCGGATCAGCAACTCGCTTTCCTGGCCCTCCTCGCTCTCCAGGGACGACAGCTCCGTATTCTGGGGCCGAGCCGCGGACGCCAG CTCACCAAAGCCGTGGAAACCAGCCCCGAAGTGA
- the GPR25 gene encoding probable G-protein coupled receptor 25 isoform X2 translates to MDSTEPWTPSPGMLFWDYSGSGSDALEELELCQSWDLPYGYAYIPTLYLAAFAVGLLGNAFVVWLLAGRRGPRRLVDTFVLHLAAADLGFVLTLPLWATAAALGDRWPFGEGLCKLSSFALAGTRCAGALLLAGMSVDRYLAVVKLLEARPLRTRRCALATCCSVWAVAVLAGLPSLFYRGLRPLPGGEGSQCGEEPSDAFQGLSLLLLLVTFVLPLGVTLFCYCRISHRLRRPPHVGRARRNSLRIIFAIVSTFVGSWLPFSALRAVFHLARLGLLPLPCPLLLALRWGLTIATCLAFVNSCANPVIYLLLDRSFRARAWRGACGRAGRQAPRISNSLSWPSSLSRDDSSVFWGRAADASYVAFAF, encoded by the exons ATGGACTCCACCGAGCCGTGGACCCCCAGCCCCGGGATGTTGTTCTGGGACTACTCAGGGTCAGGGTCGGATGCCCTGGAAGAGCTGGAGCTGTGTCAGTCCTGGGACCTGCCCTATGGCTATGCCTACATCCCCACGCTCTACCTGGCCGCCTTCGCAGTGGGCCTGCTGGGCAACGCGTTCGTGGTGTGGCTGCTGGCCGGGCGGCGCGGCCCGCGGCGGCTCGTGGACACCTTCGTGCTGCACCTGGCCGCCGCCGACCTGGGCTTCGTGCTCACGCTGCCGCTGTGGGCCACGGCGGCGGCGCTGGGCGACCGCTGGCCGTTCGGCGAGGGCCTGTGCAAGCTGAGCAGCTTCGCGTTGGCCGGCACGCGCTGCGCAGGCGCGCTGCTGCTGGCCGGCATGAGCGTGGACCGCTACCTGGCCGTGGTGAAGCTGCTCGAGGCACGGCCGCTGCGCACCCGGCGCTGCGCGCTGGCCACCTGCTGCAGCGTGTGGGCCGTGGCGGTGCTGGCCGGCCTGCCCTCCCTGTTCTACCGGGGGCTGCGGCCGCTCCCCGGGGGCGAGGGCAGCCAGTGCGGAGAGGAGCCCTCCGACGCCTTCCAGGGCCTCagcttgctgctgctgctggtcacCTTCGTGCTGCCCCTGGGCGTCACCCTCTTCTGCTACTGCCGCATCTCCCACCGCCTGCGCAGGCCGCCGCACGTGGGCCGGGCCCGGAGGAACTCGCTGCGCATCATCTTCGCCATCGTGAGCACGTTCGTGGGCTCCTGGCTGCCCTTCAGCGCCCTGCGGGCCGTCTTCCACCTGGCGCGGCTGGGGCTGCTGCCGCTGCCCTGTCCCCTGCTGCTGGCGCTGCGCTGGGGCCTCACCATCGCCACCTGCCTGGCCTTCGTCAACAGCTGCGCCAACCCGGTCATCTACCTCCTGCTGGACCGCTCGTTCCGAGCCCGGGCCTGGCGCGGGGCCTGTGGGCGCGCCGGCCGCCAGGCCCCTCGGATCAGCAACTCGCTTTCCTGGCCCTCCTCGCTCTCCAGGGACGACAGCTCCGTATTCTGGGGCCGAGCCGCGGACGCCAG TTACGTAGCCTTTGCCTTCTGA